A part of Setaria viridis chromosome 8, Setaria_viridis_v4.0, whole genome shotgun sequence genomic DNA contains:
- the LOC117867075 gene encoding ultraviolet-B receptor UVR8 isoform X2, with the protein MWRATRRWPPLLRCLSSDASSSRAPRQRVAALWGNGDYGRLGLGALESRWSPTACPFFLSRAADPPASLACGESGRVFATGLNDFGQLGIGSSVTHTLEPVEVSGFHERVVEVSAGNHHSCAITADGKLFVWGRNSGGQLGLGKGAGKVVSSPTKVDCLTDFRVKMVALGSEHSIAVTDEGEVLSWGASGSGRLGHGPQSSILGFSLTSSEYTPRLIKNLDGIKIKKIAAGMLHSACIDEKGTLFIFGQKTEKGFGRSNEAFRPVIVEEIPFSEEVACGGYHTCVVADSGDLYSWGSNENGCLGLGGTDMVRSPEILKSSLFKLPVSKVSCGWKHTAVISGDDIYTWGWGGANGTFFEEGHSSGGQLGHGNDVDYFEPMMVPFGKNARAVHVSCGFNHTGAIYEYCED; encoded by the exons ATGTGGCGGGCGACGAGGCGgtggccgccgctgctgcggTGTCTCTCGTcggacgcctcctcctccagggcGCCGCGGCAGCGGGTGGCGGCGCTTTGGGGGAACGGGGACTACGGGAGGCTGGGGCTGGGCGCGCTGGAGTCGCGGTGGAGCCCCACGGCCtgccccttcttcctctcccgcgccgccgaccCGCCCGCCTCCCTCGCCTGCGGCG AGAGCGGGCGTGTGTTCGCCACGGGGCTAAACGACTTTGGGCAGCTCGGGATAGGATCCTCTGTTACACATACGCTG GAGCCTGTTGAAGTTTCTGGATTTCACGAGAGAGTTGTAGAAGTTTCAGCTGGCAACCATCATTCTTGTGCAATTACTG CGGATGGTAAACTCTTTGTTTGGGGCCGAAACTCAGGTGGTCAGCTTGGCCTTGGAAAAG GGGCAGGCAAAGTAGTTTCAAGCCCAACAAAGGTTGATTGTTTGACTGACTTCAGAGTGAAAATGGTTGCTTTGGGATCAGAGCATTCAATTGCTGTTACAG ACGAAGGTGAAGTCTTAAGTTGGGGAGCTTCTGGTTCCGGTAGGCTTGGACATGGGCCTCAATCTAGCATACTGGGATTCTCCCTTACCTCAAG TGAATATACTCCAAGGTTGATCAAAAACCTTGACGGTATCAAG ATTAAAAAGATAGCTGCAGGAATGTTGCACTCTGCTTGCATTGATG AAAAAGGTACTTTGTTCATATTTGGGCAGAAGACTGAGAAG GGATTTGGAAGATCAAATGAAGCATTCAGACCAGTTATTGTTGAAGAGATACCGTTTTCAGAAGAAGTTGCTTGTGGAGGTTACCATACTTGTGTTGTAGCAG ATAGTGGTGATCTGTATTCTTGGGGTTCAAATGAAAATGGATGCCTTGGTCTGGG AGGTACAGACATGGTTCGCTCTCCAGAAATTTTGAAAAGCTCACTATTTAAGCTTCCTGTGTCTAAG GTGTCTTGTGGTTGGAAGCACACTGCTGTAATTTCAG GTGATGACATCTACACCTGGGGTTGGGGAGGCGCTAATGGTACTTTTTTCGAAGAGGGCCATTCTTCTGGTGGACAACTG GGGCATGGAAATGACGTAGATTATTTTGAACCTATGATGGTGCCGTTTGGCAAGAATGCAAGAGCAGTCCATGTATCATGTGGCTTCAATCATACTGGTGCGATTTATGAGTACTGCGAGGACTGA
- the LOC117867075 gene encoding ultraviolet-B receptor UVR8 isoform X1, which produces MWRATRRWPPLLRCLSSDASSSRAPRQRVAALWGNGDYGRLGLGALESRWSPTACPFFLSRAADPPASLACGGAHTLFLTQSGRVFATGLNDFGQLGIGSSVTHTLEPVEVSGFHERVVEVSAGNHHSCAITADGKLFVWGRNSGGQLGLGKGAGKVVSSPTKVDCLTDFRVKMVALGSEHSIAVTDEGEVLSWGASGSGRLGHGPQSSILGFSLTSSEYTPRLIKNLDGIKIKKIAAGMLHSACIDEKGTLFIFGQKTEKGFGRSNEAFRPVIVEEIPFSEEVACGGYHTCVVADSGDLYSWGSNENGCLGLGGTDMVRSPEILKSSLFKLPVSKVSCGWKHTAVISGDDIYTWGWGGANGTFFEEGHSSGGQLGHGNDVDYFEPMMVPFGKNARAVHVSCGFNHTGAIYEYCED; this is translated from the exons ATGTGGCGGGCGACGAGGCGgtggccgccgctgctgcggTGTCTCTCGTcggacgcctcctcctccagggcGCCGCGGCAGCGGGTGGCGGCGCTTTGGGGGAACGGGGACTACGGGAGGCTGGGGCTGGGCGCGCTGGAGTCGCGGTGGAGCCCCACGGCCtgccccttcttcctctcccgcgccgccgaccCGCCCGCCTCCCTCGCCTGCGGCGGTGCGCACACCCTCTTCCTCACCC AGAGCGGGCGTGTGTTCGCCACGGGGCTAAACGACTTTGGGCAGCTCGGGATAGGATCCTCTGTTACACATACGCTG GAGCCTGTTGAAGTTTCTGGATTTCACGAGAGAGTTGTAGAAGTTTCAGCTGGCAACCATCATTCTTGTGCAATTACTG CGGATGGTAAACTCTTTGTTTGGGGCCGAAACTCAGGTGGTCAGCTTGGCCTTGGAAAAG GGGCAGGCAAAGTAGTTTCAAGCCCAACAAAGGTTGATTGTTTGACTGACTTCAGAGTGAAAATGGTTGCTTTGGGATCAGAGCATTCAATTGCTGTTACAG ACGAAGGTGAAGTCTTAAGTTGGGGAGCTTCTGGTTCCGGTAGGCTTGGACATGGGCCTCAATCTAGCATACTGGGATTCTCCCTTACCTCAAG TGAATATACTCCAAGGTTGATCAAAAACCTTGACGGTATCAAG ATTAAAAAGATAGCTGCAGGAATGTTGCACTCTGCTTGCATTGATG AAAAAGGTACTTTGTTCATATTTGGGCAGAAGACTGAGAAG GGATTTGGAAGATCAAATGAAGCATTCAGACCAGTTATTGTTGAAGAGATACCGTTTTCAGAAGAAGTTGCTTGTGGAGGTTACCATACTTGTGTTGTAGCAG ATAGTGGTGATCTGTATTCTTGGGGTTCAAATGAAAATGGATGCCTTGGTCTGGG AGGTACAGACATGGTTCGCTCTCCAGAAATTTTGAAAAGCTCACTATTTAAGCTTCCTGTGTCTAAG GTGTCTTGTGGTTGGAAGCACACTGCTGTAATTTCAG GTGATGACATCTACACCTGGGGTTGGGGAGGCGCTAATGGTACTTTTTTCGAAGAGGGCCATTCTTCTGGTGGACAACTG GGGCATGGAAATGACGTAGATTATTTTGAACCTATGATGGTGCCGTTTGGCAAGAATGCAAGAGCAGTCCATGTATCATGTGGCTTCAATCATACTGGTGCGATTTATGAGTACTGCGAGGACTGA
- the LOC117866933 gene encoding probable glycosyltransferase 6, translating to MAASSEAAVPAASNKKGAAPSPPRPRCARDALVFAAGVAAAVLALLGPASSVLAPPGWGSGVGLVAFPVPGPSDGPRTFYDDPDLSYAVSGRRVTGWDAKRAAWLRSRGLGSGGGRRRERVVMVTGSQPEPCRGAGGDHLLLRFLKNKVDYCRLHGIELLYNNALLEPPMVAYWAKIPAVRAAMLAHPDAEWVWWVDADAVFTDMDFSLPLATKYAAYNLVLYGWPKEVYENRRWLGLNAGVFLIRNCQWSLDFLDEWARMGPAYPDYAAWGKKVKGALTDRDSDVACDQSALAYLLITGRERWGEKTYLGTDYYFQGYFAEIVGKLAGVAARYKAAERGAGHAGLRRRHAEREHLRYAAARNAAVRAAVPGPDGGGQSGWRRPLITHFTGCNPCGGRRNPMYSRELCEGGMRRALGFADDQVLRAYGFRHAGPLNDTVLQLPFDYPAARNR from the coding sequence ATGGCCGCGTCGTCGGAGGCCGCCGTACCGGCGGCGAGCAATAAGAAGGGCGCGGCGCcatcgccaccgcggccgcgctGCGCGCGCGACGCGCTCGTGTTCGcggccggcgtggcggcggccgtgctgGCGCTCCTGGGCCCGGCGTCGTCCGTGCTCGCGCCGCCCGGGTGGGGCAGCGGCGTCGGCCTCGTCGCCTTCCCCGTCCCGGGCCCGTCGGACGGGCCGCGCACGTTCTACGACGACCCGGACCTGTCCTACGCCGTGAGCGGCCGCCGCGTCACCGGGTGGGACGCCAAGCGCGCGGCgtggctgcggtcgcgcgggctcggctccggcggcgggcggcgccgggagcGCGTGGTGATGGTGACGGGTTCCCAGCCGGAGCCGTGCCGTGGCGCCGGGGGCGATCACCTGCTCCTCCGCTTCCTCAAGAACAAGGTCGACTACTGCCGGCTCCACGGGATCGAGCTCCTCTACAACAACGCGCTGCTGGAGCCGCCCATGGTGGCGTACTGGGCCAAGATCCCCGCCGTGCGCGCCGCCATGCTGGCGCACCCGGACGCCGAGTGGGTGTGGTgggtcgacgccgacgccgtctTCACCGACATGGACTTCTCCCTGCCCCTCGCCACCAAGTACGCCGCCTACAACCTCGTCCTATACGGCTGGCCCAAGGAGGTGTACGAGAACAGGCGGTGGCTGGGGCTCAACGCCGGCGTGTTCCTCATCCGCAACTGCCAGTGGTcgctcgacttcctcgacgaatGGGCGCGCATGGGCCCCGCATACCCGGACTACGCCGCGTGGGGGAAGAAGGTGAAGGGCGCGCTCACCGACAGGGACTCCGACGTGGCGTGCGACCAGTCAGCGCTCGCGTACCTGCTCATCACGGGCCGGGAGCGGTGGGGGGAGAAGACCTACCTCGGCACCGACTACTACTTCCAGGGCTACTTCGCGGAGATCGTGGGCAagctcgccggcgtcgcggcgcgGTACAAGGCGGCGGAGCGGGGGGCCGGCCACGCGGGGCTCCGGAGGCGGCACGCCGAGAGGGAGCACCTGCGGTACGCGGCGGCGCGGAACGCGGCCGTGAGGGCCGCCGTCCCGggccccgacggcggcgggcagtCGGGGTGGCGCCGGCCGCTCATCACGCACTTCACGGGGTGCAACCCCTGCGGCGGCAGGCGGAACCCGATGTACTCGAGGGAGCTCTGCGAGGGAGGGATGCGCCGCGCGCTGGGGTTCGCCGACGACCAGGTGCTCCGCGCGTACGGGTTCCGCCACGCCGGCCCGCTCAACGACACCGTGCTGCAGCTGCCGTTCGACTACCCCGCCGCGCGCAACAGATGA
- the LOC117833780 gene encoding probable glycosyltransferase 6: protein MAAPSEASPLRVSASPAASNKQHGAAPAPRLAGRARDALVFAAGVAAAVLAILGAPGMSSSLLVATTVPGPEDGLRTFYDDPELSYDAVEGRRLTGWDAKRAEWLRSHGLGRRRSAPERVVMVSGSQPEPCPGDAGDHLLLRFLKNKLDYCRLHGIELLYNRDVLQPAMKGYWAKIPIVRAAMLAHPEAEWIWWVDSDAVFTDMDFSLPLATRYAGRNFVAYGWPDKIEIKSWLAINAGVFLIRNCQWSLDFMDEWARMGPAYPEHARWGKVVRDALADKGDDAWCDDQSALVYLLLHNWERLGKKAFIETEYFFQGYWLEIVDRLDGVAARYEAMERRAPALRRRHAEREHLRYAAARNAAVSGAVPGPAGGGEKGWRRPLITHFVGCQPCSGGRNPMYSRESCEDGMRRTLGFADNQVLRAYGFRHAAPLNDSVRPLPFDYPAAPARR, encoded by the coding sequence ATGGCCGCGCCGTCGGAGGCCTCGCCGCTCCGCGTCTCCGCGTCTCCGGCGGCGAGCAACAAGCAGcacggcgccgcgccggcgccgaggctgGCGGGCCGCGCGCGCGACGCGCTCGTGTTCGCGGCAGGCGTGGCCGCGGCCGTGCTCGCGATCCTCGGCGCGCCCGGGATGAGCAGCAGCCTGCTGGTGGCCACAACCGTCCCCGGACCGGAGGACGGGCTGCGCACGTTCTACGACGACCCGGAGCTCTCGTACGACGCCGTGGAGGGCCGCCGCCTCACCGGGTGGGACGCCAAGCGCGCCGAGTGGCTGCGGTCGCACGGGctcggccgccggcggagcGCGCCGGAGCGCGTGGTGATGGTGTCCGGGTCGCAGCCGGAGCCGTGCcccggcgacgccggcgaccaCCTCTTGCTCCGGTTCCTCAAGAACAAGCTCGACTACTGCCGCCTCCACGGGATCGAGCTGCTCTACAACAGGGACGTTCTGCAGCCGGCCATGAAAGGCTACTGGGCCAAGATCCCCATCGTGCGCGCCGCCATGCTCGCCCACCCGGAGGCGGAGTGGATTTGGTGGGTGGACTCCGACGCCGTCTTCACCGACATGGACTTCTCCCTCCCGCTCGCCACGAGGTACGCCGGCCGCAACTTCGTCGCCTACGGCTGGCCGGACAAGATCGAGATAAAGTCGTGGCTGGCCATAAACGCCGGCGTGTTCCTCATCCGCAACTGCCAGTGGTCGCTCGACTTCATGGACGAGTGGGCGCGCATGGGCCCCGCCTACCCGGAGCACGCCCGGTGGGGCAAGGTCGTCCGGGACGCGCTCGCCGACAAGGGCGACGACGCGTGGTGTGACGACCAGTCGGCGCTCGTCTACCTGCTGCTCCACAACTGGGAGAGGCTGGGGAAGAAGGCGTTCATCGAGACCGAGTACTTCTTCCAGGGCTACTGGTTGGAGATCGTGGACCGGCTCGACGGCGTCGCGGCGAGGTACGAGGCTATGGAGCGGCGCGCACCAGCGCTCCGGCGGCGCCACGCGGAGCGGGAGCACCTGAGGTACGCGGCGGCGCGGAACGCGGCGGTGAGCGGCGCCGTCCCGGGCccagcgggcggcggggagaaggggtggcggcggccgctcaTCACGCACTTCGTGGGCTGCCAGCCCTGCAGCGGCGGGAGGAACCCGATGTACTCGAGGGAGAGCTGCGAAGACGGGATGCGCCGCACGCTGGGTTTCGCCGACAACCAGGTGCTCCGCGCGTACGGGTTCCGGCACGCCGCGCCGCTCAACGACAGCGTGCGGCCGCTGCCGTTCGACtaccccgccgcgcccgcgcgcagATGA
- the LOC117866936 gene encoding probable glycosyltransferase 6, whose translation MAGSEVAPLRVSAFPAPGKQHGGAPPRLAGRARDVLVFAAGVAAAVLALLGSASVLGAPGSRLVAFPVPGPEDGPRTFYDDPELSYDAVDGRRLTGWDAKRAEWLRSRGLGRRPAPERVVMVSGSQPEPCPGDAGDHLMLRFLKNKLDYCRLHGIKLLYNRDFLQPAMTSYWAKIPIVRAAMLAHPEAEWVWWVDSDAVFTDMDFSLPLATKYAGRNFVAYGWPDKIERKSWLGINNGVFLLRNCQWSLDLLDEWARMGPAFPEHGQWAKVVLSSLADKGNSTWFDDQSALVYLLLYNWERLGKKAFIETDYFLMAYWLDVVDRLDGVAARYEAVERRMPWLRRRHAEREHMRYAAARNAAVSGAVPGPAGGGYKGWRRPLITHFVGCQPCSGERNPMYSRESCDDGMRRALGFADDQVLRAYGFRHAAPLNDSVRPLPFDYPARNN comes from the coding sequence ATGGCCGGGTCGGAGGTCGCGCCGCTCCGCGTCTCCGCCTTTCCGGCGCCGGGCAAGCAGCACGGTGGCGCGCCGCCGAGGCTGGCGGGCCGCGCGCGCGACGTGCTCGTGTTCGCGGCCGGCGTGGCCGCGGCCGTGCTCGCGCTCCTGGGCTCGGCGTCGGTCCTCGGCGCGCCCGGGAGCAGGCTGGTGGCCTTCCCCGTCCCCGGGCCGGAGGACGGGCCGCGCACGTTCTACGACGACCCGGAGCTCTCGTACGACGCCgtcgacggccgccgcctcaccGGGTGGGACGCAAAGCGCGCCGAgtggctgcggtcgcgcgggctcGGCCGGCGGCCTGCACCGGAGCGCGTGGTGATGGTGTCCGGGTCGCAGCCGGAGCCGTGCcccggcgacgccggcgaccaCCTCATGCTGCGGTTCCTCAAGAACAAGCTCGACTACTGCCGCCTCCACGGGATCAAGCTCCTGTACAATAGAGATTTCCTGCAGCCAGCCATGACGAGCTACTGGGCAAAGATCCCCATCGTGCGCGCCGCCATGCTCGCCCACCCGGAGGCGGAGTGGGTGTGGTGGGTGGACTCCGACGCCGTCTTCACCGATATGGACTTCTCCCTCCCGCTCGCCACCAAGTACGCCGGCCGCAACTTCGTCGCCTACGGCTGGCCCGACAAGATCGAGAGGAAGTCATGGCTGGGCATCAACAATggcgtcttcctcctccgcaaCTGCCAGTGGTCGCTCGATTTGTTGGACGAGTGGGCGCGCATGGGACCCGCCTTCCCGGAGCACGGCCAGTGGGCCAAGGTCGTCCTGAGCTCGCTCGCCGACAAGGGCAACAGCACATGGTTCGACGACCAGTCGGCGCTCGTCTACCTGCTGCTCTACAACTGGGAGAGGCTGGGGAAGAAGGCCTTCATCGAGACCGACTACTTTCTCATGGCCTACTGGCTGGACGTCGTGGACCGGCTCGACGGGGTCGCGGCGCGGTACGAGGCCGTCGAGCGTCGGATGCCTTGGCTCCGGCGGAGGCACGCGGAGCGGGAGCACATGCGGTACGCGGCGGCGCGGAACGCGGCGGTGAGCGGGGCCGTGCCGggcccggcgggcggcgggtacaaggggtggcggcggccgctcaTCACGCACTTCGTCGGCTGCCAGCCCTGCAGCGGCGAGCGGAACCCGATGTACTCGAGAGAGAGCTGCGACGACGGGATGCGACGCGCGCTGGGGTTCGCCGACGACCAGGTGCTCCGCGCGTACGGGTTCCGGCACGCCGCGCCGCTCAACGACAGCGTGCGCCCGCTGCCGTTCGACTACCCCGCGCGTAACAATTGA